The following are encoded together in the Pseudomonas sediminis genome:
- a CDS encoding TRAP transporter small permease, whose amino-acid sequence MNALRCVWEHFEEGFIAFLLAAMTLITFVYVILNNFYTLFYWLGDTFGGNETLLAIGDSILDMAQAMTWSNALTKALFGWLIFFGLAYGVRTAGHIGVDALVKLAPRGVQRVIGVIACSACLGYAGLIAVGSFDWVSTLFRAGIGAEDLGHYGIQQWHIGLIVPFGYAMVFIRFLEILVRILRNEQTGLGLADEAADALKINEHEEPKQ is encoded by the coding sequence ATGAACGCCTTGCGGTGCGTCTGGGAGCACTTCGAGGAAGGCTTCATCGCTTTCCTCCTGGCGGCCATGACGCTGATCACTTTCGTCTACGTGATCCTCAACAACTTCTACACCCTGTTCTATTGGCTGGGTGACACCTTCGGCGGTAACGAGACCCTGCTCGCTATCGGCGACTCCATTCTCGACATGGCCCAGGCGATGACCTGGAGCAATGCCCTGACCAAAGCGCTGTTCGGCTGGCTGATCTTCTTCGGCCTGGCCTACGGCGTGCGCACCGCCGGCCACATCGGCGTCGACGCACTGGTCAAACTCGCCCCGCGCGGCGTGCAACGCGTGATCGGTGTGATCGCCTGCTCGGCCTGCCTGGGCTACGCCGGCCTGATCGCAGTCGGCAGCTTCGACTGGGTCAGCACCCTGTTCAGGGCTGGCATCGGCGCCGAAGACCTCGGCCACTACGGCATCCAGCAATGGCACATCGGCCTGATCGTGCCGTTCGGCTACGCCATGGTGTTCATCCGCTTCCTGGAAATCCTCGTCCGTATCCTGCGCAACGAGCAGACCGGCCTCGGCCTGGCTGACGAAGCCGCCGATGCGTTGAAAATCAATGAGCACGAGGAGCCCAAGCAATGA
- the dctM gene encoding C4-dicarboxylate TRAP transporter large permease protein DctM, with the protein MTVLFLFLLLFLLMFIGVPIAASLGLAGSITIMLFSPDSVRSLAIKLFETSEHYTLLAIPFFLLSGAFMTTGGVARRLIDFANACVGHIRGGLAIGAVLACMLFAALSGSSPATVAAVGSIAIAGMVRSGYPQAFGAGIVCNAGTLGILIPPSIVMVVYAAATEQSVGKLFMAGVIPGIMLGLVLMIAIYIVARIKKLPALPRASFREWLRSAREAFWGLLLMVIILGGIYTGMFTPTEAAAVAAVYAGFVALFVYKDLTIRECPKVLLESGKLTIMLMFIIANAMLFAHVLTTEQIPQQITAWVVELGLQPWQFLLVVNIVLLVAGAFMEPSAIILILAPILFPIAMQLGIDPIHLGIIMVVNMEIGLITPPVGLNLFVTSAVTGMPLTAVIRAAMPWLMLLLSFLMIITYIPAVSMALPNWLGMS; encoded by the coding sequence ATGACCGTTCTGTTCCTCTTCCTGCTGCTGTTCCTGCTGATGTTCATCGGCGTGCCGATCGCTGCGTCGCTCGGCCTGGCCGGTTCGATCACCATCATGCTGTTCAGCCCGGACTCGGTGCGCTCGCTGGCGATCAAGCTGTTCGAGACCTCCGAGCACTACACCCTGCTGGCGATCCCGTTCTTCCTGCTCTCCGGTGCGTTCATGACCACCGGTGGTGTGGCGCGTCGCCTGATCGACTTCGCCAACGCCTGCGTCGGCCACATCCGTGGCGGCCTGGCCATCGGTGCGGTACTGGCGTGCATGCTGTTCGCCGCGCTGTCCGGCTCCTCGCCGGCCACCGTCGCTGCGGTCGGCTCCATCGCCATCGCCGGTATGGTGCGTTCCGGTTACCCGCAGGCCTTCGGCGCCGGCATCGTGTGCAACGCCGGTACCCTGGGCATCCTGATTCCGCCGTCGATCGTGATGGTGGTGTACGCCGCCGCCACCGAGCAGTCGGTGGGCAAGCTGTTCATGGCCGGGGTGATCCCCGGCATCATGCTCGGCCTGGTGCTGATGATTGCGATCTACATCGTCGCGCGCATCAAGAAGCTACCGGCCCTGCCGCGCGCCAGCTTCCGCGAGTGGCTGCGTTCCGCCCGTGAGGCGTTCTGGGGCCTGCTGCTGATGGTGATCATCCTCGGCGGCATCTACACCGGCATGTTCACTCCGACCGAGGCTGCGGCCGTGGCGGCGGTATACGCCGGCTTCGTCGCCCTGTTCGTGTACAAGGACCTGACCATCCGCGAGTGCCCGAAGGTGCTGCTGGAGTCCGGCAAGCTGACCATCATGCTGATGTTCATCATTGCCAACGCCATGCTCTTCGCCCACGTGCTGACCACCGAGCAGATTCCGCAGCAGATCACCGCTTGGGTGGTGGAGCTGGGCCTGCAGCCGTGGCAGTTCCTGCTGGTGGTGAACATCGTGCTGCTGGTGGCCGGTGCCTTCATGGAGCCGTCGGCAATCATCCTGATTCTCGCGCCTATCCTGTTCCCGATCGCCATGCAGCTGGGCATCGACCCGATTCACCTGGGCATCATCATGGTGGTGAACATGGAGATCGGTTTGATCACACCACCGGTGGGGCTGAACCTGTTCGTCACCTCGGCGGTAACGGGGATGCCGCTGACGGCAGTGATCCGCGCGGCGATGCCGTGGCTGATGCTGCTGCTCAGCTTCCTGATGATCATCACCTACATCCCGGCCGTGTCCATGGCCCTGCCGAACTGGCTGGGGATGAGCTGA
- the acs gene encoding acetate--CoA ligase produces MSAASLYPVRPEVAARTLTDEATYKAMYQQSVVNPEGFWREQGKRIDWIKPYTKVKQTTFDDHHVDIKWYADGTLNVSYNCLDRHLEERGDQVAIIWEGDDPSEHREITYRQLHEEVSKFANALRGQDVHRGDVVTIYMPMIPEAVVAMLACARIGAIHSVVFGGFSPEALAGRIIDCESKVVITADEGLRGGRKVPLKANVDDALTNPETASVQKIIVVKRTGSDIKWNQHRDIWYEDLMKVAGSVCAPKEMGAEEALFILYTSGSTGKPKGVLHTTGGYLTYASLTHERVFDYRPGEVFWCTADIGWVTGHTYLVYGPLSNGATTLMFEGVPNYPDVRRVAQIVDKHKVNILYTAPTAIRAMMAEGKAAVEGADGSSLRLLGSVGEPINPEAWQWYYENVGQSRCPIVDTWWQTETGACLMTPLPGAHGLKPGSAARPFFGVQPALVDNLGNIIEGPAEGNLVIIDSWPGQARTLYGDHDRFVDTYFKTFRGMYFTGDGARRDEDGYWWITGRVDDVLNVSGHRMGTAEVESAMVAHPKVAEAAVVGVPHDIKGQGIYVYVTLNAGEESSEQLRQELKNWVRKEIGPIATPDVIQWAPGLPKTRSGKIMRRILRKIATAEYDSLGDISTLADPGVVQHLIDTHRQMQAACA; encoded by the coding sequence ATGAGTGCTGCGTCTCTTTACCCTGTGCGTCCCGAAGTGGCCGCGCGGACCCTCACTGACGAGGCCACGTACAAGGCCATGTACCAACAGTCCGTGGTCAACCCCGAGGGTTTCTGGCGCGAGCAGGGCAAGCGGATCGACTGGATCAAGCCCTACACCAAGGTCAAGCAAACCACCTTCGATGACCACCACGTCGATATCAAGTGGTACGCCGATGGCACCCTGAACGTCTCCTACAACTGCCTCGACCGTCATCTGGAAGAGCGTGGTGACCAGGTCGCGATCATCTGGGAAGGCGACGATCCTTCCGAACACCGCGAGATCACCTATCGCCAACTGCACGAAGAGGTGAGCAAGTTCGCCAACGCCCTGCGTGGCCAGGACGTGCACCGTGGTGACGTCGTCACCATCTACATGCCGATGATTCCCGAAGCCGTGGTGGCGATGCTCGCCTGCGCGCGCATCGGCGCCATCCATTCCGTGGTCTTTGGCGGCTTCTCCCCGGAAGCGCTGGCTGGTCGCATCATCGACTGCGAGTCCAAGGTGGTGATCACCGCCGACGAGGGCCTGCGTGGTGGCCGCAAGGTGCCGCTGAAAGCCAACGTCGACGATGCGCTGACCAACCCGGAAACCGCCAGCGTGCAGAAGATCATCGTGGTCAAGCGCACTGGCTCCGACATCAAGTGGAACCAGCATCGCGACATCTGGTACGAAGACCTGATGAAGGTCGCTGGCAGCGTCTGCGCGCCGAAGGAAATGGGTGCTGAAGAAGCCCTGTTCATCCTCTACACCTCCGGCTCCACCGGTAAGCCCAAGGGCGTGCTGCACACCACCGGCGGTTACCTGACCTACGCTTCGCTGACCCATGAACGCGTGTTCGACTACCGTCCGGGCGAGGTCTTCTGGTGCACCGCCGACATCGGCTGGGTCACCGGCCACACCTACCTCGTCTACGGGCCGCTGTCCAACGGCGCCACTACCCTGATGTTCGAGGGCGTGCCGAACTATCCGGACGTGCGTCGCGTGGCGCAGATCGTCGACAAGCACAAAGTCAACATCCTCTATACCGCGCCGACCGCGATCCGCGCCATGATGGCTGAGGGCAAGGCCGCAGTCGAAGGTGCCGATGGTTCCAGCCTGCGTCTGTTGGGGTCTGTGGGTGAGCCGATCAACCCGGAAGCCTGGCAGTGGTACTACGAGAACGTTGGCCAGAGCCGCTGCCCGATCGTCGATACCTGGTGGCAGACCGAAACCGGTGCCTGCCTGATGACCCCGCTACCAGGTGCTCACGGCCTGAAGCCGGGCTCCGCCGCACGACCGTTCTTCGGCGTGCAGCCGGCGCTGGTGGACAACCTGGGTAACATCATCGAAGGCCCTGCCGAGGGCAACCTGGTGATTATCGATTCCTGGCCGGGTCAGGCACGTACCCTGTACGGCGACCACGACCGCTTCGTCGACACCTACTTCAAGACCTTCCGCGGCATGTACTTCACCGGTGACGGTGCGCGCCGCGACGAAGATGGCTACTGGTGGATCACCGGTCGCGTCGATGACGTGCTCAACGTCTCCGGCCACCGCATGGGCACCGCCGAAGTGGAAAGCGCCATGGTCGCCCACCCGAAAGTGGCCGAGGCCGCGGTGGTTGGCGTACCGCACGACATCAAGGGTCAGGGCATCTACGTCTACGTCACCCTGAACGCTGGCGAGGAGTCTTCCGAGCAGTTGCGTCAGGAGCTGAAGAACTGGGTGCGTAAGGAGATTGGTCCGATTGCCACGCCGGACGTCATTCAGTGGGCGCCTGGCCTGCCGAAGACTCGCTCGGGCAAGA